In a single window of the Salvelinus alpinus chromosome 15, SLU_Salpinus.1, whole genome shotgun sequence genome:
- the lamb4 gene encoding laminin subunit beta-4 isoform X1: MVSLLLLVLLVPGALLQEDCDVNSCHPQLGDLMVGRAAQLSATSTCGRNGPQNYCILGYLEDGQKCFKCDSRQPYNLYNNQNSHQIENVITTFGPERKMKWWQSENGVHQVSIRLDLETLFQFSHLVLTFKSFRPAAMLVERSKDYGYSWKVFRYFAEDCASHFPGVSQGPAGSTDDVVCDSRYSASEPSTDGEVVLKALDPSFDIENPYAPHIQEQITLTNLRVNFTHLFTLGDTLLGRKKRNPQEKYYYALYEMVVRGSCFCNGHASMCMPVDGTRGDVLNEPGMIHGRCVCQHNTVGTNCERCQDFYNDVPWRPAGQTDPHVCRRCNCHGHSETCHFDIDQYQASGGVSGGVCDGCRHDRMGPQCERCRPYLYQDPQLSMEDPRGCIPCDCDLTGSLDNGLCDPVSGRCMCKENVAGDRCDRCKFGFYGFSQEDPTGCQRCRCNFLGSVLTPYPCDQVTGQCVCQRLAMGPLCDQCLPGYWGLGNTVHTCSPCDCDHGGAYSSTCSSLDGQCQCLPNMVGRSCGDPAPGHFLAALDYYLYEAENAAPLEGKNSSSLLKPTDLPVCEEYYRQQGYDIKYQNGRLVLTRRSKRQARRRRQGQRSIPLDPGSALQIVPRERTPDVPITWTGPGFVRVLDGAGLRFTVDNLPASLDYHLVIRYEPESPDDWMASVSIVPLLAGDGGCPTNPKGEKTLNIPGAARVAILDTPVCLNAGSRYYVDITFRKQPNSNPQSSSHTLIDSMGLIPKMESVQDFCSQSELDSFRRFRCFELAAEQETLPDVCYGLIGSLSARIHNGAMLCRCNIQGSRGPYCSKFGGLCECKANVVGRCCDSCAPLNFGFGSNGCAPCECDPRGAVAELCDQVRGQCPCRMEVGGRRCDRCLSGYYGFPLCRPCKCNGLAELCDQDTGACLDCREHSTGYNCESCVEGYFGDPVSREPCKPCLCPDTQSSGRFFASTCNKDPESGSLTCDCLAGHTGLRCDVCSAGFYGGLTSPGGGCDECLCNNNIDPADSDACDSVTGECLRCLHNTQGPRCQSCKPGYYGDALAQDCKECSCDRQGTDVTQCPLGSPCFCDPLTGQCPCRAGAVGTLCDECATGFWNIQGEYGCQPCKCDPANSFNNHCDKVTGHCQCRTEFGGRQCDECGENHFGNPDLQCVSCDCNMEGTARPACNPLTGECLCRVGVMGIFCDECAPGYDQVFPACFPCHPCAVLWADNVTDVHRAAQRMRTLIPDHGEQLEPGHSRQLQRMLEMHSKLDYLGNLTERSLPRVKDVEKLCVRISKLKDSIDPNAIIVDSSSLLNTEIDNIHHEFKMLLDNLRNKIGEAPTLDLKEMQEALGKIRKQHADFMADEKKVKEAERALENSMDTRQEIKDHLSSCSILGDMEGLEKKVKALSVAKLNKNICGGPGDEECSKSECGGALCRDFLGQRECGGPTCKGSFPVSHNATKTAEQVENDLIDLLQKLKDSKIKINEAKQMTQGTQEQAEDLQKKITDSKEMFKREKNDTKDLINRVKDYLTDEMVAPEDIENLVKAVLAIQLPGSPDDIRSMIQNIRGVLTNFIEFKEDLKKLKDQAKTAQDLLEKAQDIRDRTKGIDVTDLKKTMTDTENTQDKVEQDLEKAKESNGVADKMIKEIEKKLNNIETNLNSTRTPEMLEEIEVLKSKTEMNREQARQAKADADAAIGAATDAEKGLDKVTALFGRLKTGNTNQNNNEVANERLKNITMEAEKVAKDVQDKIQQIDDLEKKIQDFIRNKEDKAKEVAMLLEMVEALQKEIAARVDGYINCTS, encoded by the exons ATGGTTTCTCTGCTCCTGCTCGTGT TGCTGGTGCCTGGGGCCCTCCTCCAGGAAGACTGTGATGTCAACTCTTGCCACCCCCAGCTGGGGGACCTGATGGTGGGCCGCGCTGCCCAGCTCTCAGCCACCTCCACCTGTGGACGGAACGGGCCCCAGAACTACTGCATCCTCGGATACCTGGAG GATGGGCAGAAGTGTTTCAAATGTGACTCCAGGCAGCCCTACAACCTCTACAACAACCAAAACAGCCACCAGATTGAGAACGTCATCACCACCTTTGGCCCTGAGCGCAAGATGAAGTGGTGGCAGTCTGAGAACG GGGTTCATCAAGTCAGTATCCGGCTGGATCTGGAGACTCTATTCCAGTTCAGCCATCTCGTCCTCACTTTCAAG AGTTTCCGTCCTGCCGCCATGCTGGTGGAGAGGTCCAAAGACTACGGGTACAGTTGGAAGGTGTTCCGCTACTTTGCCGAGGACTGTGCCTCCCACTTCCCTGGGGTCTCACAAGGGCCGGCTGGCAGCACCGATGACGTCGTCTGTGACAGCAGATACTCCGCCTCAGAGCCGTCTACTGACGGAGAG GTGGTGTTGAAGGCTCTAGATCCAAGCTTTGACATAGAGAACCCATATGCTCCTCATATTCAAG AGCAGATCACCTTGACCAACCTGCGGGTCAACTTCACCCATCTGTTCACCCTGGGTGACACCCTACTGGGGCGGAAGAAGAGGAACCCTCAGGAGAAGTACTACTATGCCCTGTACGAAATGGTGGTGCGCGGCAGCTGCTTCTGCAATGGCCATGCCAGCATGTGCATGCCGGTGGATGGCACCCGGGGTGACGTTTTAAATGAGCCTGGCATG ATTCACGGGCGCTGTGTATGCCAACATAACACTGTGGGCACAAACTGTGAGAGATGCCAGGACTTTTACAACGATGTCCCCTGGAGGCCGGCCGGCCAAACTGACCCACATGTCTGCAGAA GGTGTAACTGTCACGGTCATTCGGAGACGTGTCACTTCGACATAGACCAGTACCAGGCCAGTGGGGGGGTCAGCGGGGGGGTGTGTGACGGCTGCCGACACGACCGCATGGGTCCCCAGTGTGAACGCTGCCGACCCTATCTCTATCAGGACCCCCAGCTCTCCATGGAAGACCCTCGGGGCTGTATCC CGTGTGACTGTGACCTGACGGGGTCCCTGGATAATGGCCTGTGTGACCCCGTGTCGGGCCGCTGCATGTGTAAGGAGAACGTGGCGGGGGACAGGTGTGATCGCTGTAAATTTGGCTTCTACGGGTTCAGCCAGGAGGACCCCACTGGCTGCCAGA GGTGCAGGTGTAACTTCCTGGGTAGTGTCCTGACCCCCTACCCATGTGACCAGGTGACAGGCCAGTGTGTATGTCAACGCCTCGCCATGGGACCCCTGTGTGACCAATGTCTG ccaggCTACTGGGGTCTGGGGAACACTGTACACACCTGCTCACCTTGTGACTGTGACCATGGAGGAGCCTACAGCAGCAC GTGCTCTTCATTGGACGGCCAGTGTCAGTGCCTGCCAAACATGGTGGGTCGGAGCTGTGGGGATCCTGCCCCTGGACATTTCCTGGCTGCTCTAGACTACTACCTGTACGAGGCAGAGAACGCTGCCCCACTGGAAGgaaaaaactcctcctctctg TTGAAACCCACAGACCTGCCTGTGTGTGAGGAATACTACAGACAGCAGGGCTATGACATCAAATATCAAAATGGCCGCTTGGTCCTGACCAGGAGAAGCAAAAGACAAGCCAGGAGGAGAAGACAGGGACAG AGGTCCATTCCCCTGGACCCGGGCTCAGCACTCCAGATTGTGCCCCGGGAGAGGACACCAGATGTACCAATCACTTGGACCGGTCCAGGATTCGTGCGGGTCCTGGATGGTGCTGGGCTTAGGTTCACTGTGGACAACCTCCCAGCGTCCCTCGACTACCATCTAGTCATCCGCTATGAACCAGAG TCGCCAGATGACTGGATGGCCTCTGTGAGCATTGTTCCATTATTGGCTGGTGACGGAGGTTGTCCCACTAACCCGAAAGGGGAGAAAACCCTCAACATACCTGGGGCTGCCAG GGTTGCCATTTTGGATACGCCTGTGTGTCTGAACGCGGGAAGTAGATATTATGTGGACATCACTTTTAGGAAGCAGCCCAACTCTAACCCTCAGTCCAGCTCACATACCCTCATCGACTCT ATGGGTCTGATCCCTAAGATGGAGTCTGTGCAGGACTTCTGTTCGCAGAGTGAGCTGGACTCGTTCAGAAGATTCCGCTGTTTTGAGTTGGCTGCTGAGCAGGAGACCCTGCCTGATGTGTGTTATGGCCTCATTGGAAGCTTGTCGGCTCGCATACACAACGGGGCCATGC TTTGCAGGTGTAACATCCAGGGTTCTCGTGGCCCCTACTGCAGTAAATTCGGAGGGCTCTGTGAGTGCAAGGCCAACGTGGTTGGCCGCTGCTGTGACTCCTGCGCCCCCCTGAACTTCGGCTTCGGATCCAACGGCTGTGCAC cCTGTGAGTGTGACCCTCGCGGTGCAGTGGCGGAGCTGTGTgaccaggtcagaggtcagtgtcCGTGTCGTATGGAGGTGGGCGGGCGACGCTGTGATCGTTGCCTGTCAGGGTACTACGGCTTCCCACTGTGTCGGCCCTGTAAGTGCAACGGCCTGGCTGAACTGTGTGACCAGGACACTGGAGCCTGTCTGGACTGCAGGGAACACTCCACCGGATACAACTGTGAGAG CTGTGTGGAGGGTTACTTTGGTGACCCAGTCTCCAGGGAGCCCTGTAAGCCTTGTCTGTGCCCTGACACTCAGTCCAGTGGACGGTTCTTTGCCAGCACCTGCAACAAGGACCCAGAGTCTGGTAGCCTGACTTGTGACTGCCTGGCTGGACACAcag GTCTCCGCTGCGATGTCTGCTCCGCTGGTTTCTACGGCGGCCTGACCTCGCCGGGCGGCGGCTGCGACGAGTGTCTCTGTAACAACAACATCGACCCTGCTGACAGTGACGCGTGTGACAGTGTGACGGGCGAGTGTTTGCGATGCCTCCACAACACCCAGGGACCCCGCTGTCAGAGCTGTAAGCCTGGCTACTATGGAGACGCACTGGCCCAGGACTGCAAAG AGTGCTCCTGTGACCGGCAGGGGACGGATGTGACCCAGTGCCCTCTGGGCAGCCCGTGTTTCTGTGACCCGCTGACGGGTCAGTGCCCGTGTCGGGCGGGCGCGGTGGGAACGCTGTGTGACGAGTGTGCCACCGGCTTCTGGAACATTCAGGGAGAGTACGGGTGCCAACCGTGCAAATGTGACCCTGCTAACTCCTTCAATAACCACTGTGACAAG GTGACTGGTCATTGCCAGTGTCGTACTGAGTTTGGAGGAAGACAGTGTGATGAGTGTGGGGAAAATCACTTTGGGAACCCTGacctgcagtgtgttt CCTGCGATTGTAACATGGAGGGTACCGCCCGCCCCGCCTGCAACCCATTGACGGGTGAGTGTCTCTGCCGCGTTGGTGTGATGGGTATCTTCTGTGATGAGTGTGCCCCTGGGTATGACCAAGTCTTCCCCGCCTGCTTCCCGTGCCACCCCTGTGCTGTCCTGTGGGCGGACAACGTCACCGACGTCCACCGTGCCGCCCAGAGGATGCGCACCCTCATCCCTGACCACGGCGAACAGCTGGAGCCTGGACACAGTCGTCAGTTGCAACGAATGCTGGAGATGCACTCCAAGCTGGACTATCTGGGGAACCTGACAGAGAGATCTCTACCTCGGGTGAAAGACGTGGAGAAGCTGTGTGTCAGAATCTC GAAACTCAAAGACTCCATAGACCCCAACGCCATCATCGTGGACTCATCATCTCTTCTGAACACTGAGATCGACAACATCCACCACGAGTTCAAGATGCTGTTGGATAACTTAAGGAACAAAATCGGCGAGGCTCCAACACTAGATCTAAAGGAAATGCAGG AGGCCCTGGGTAAGATCCGGAAGCAGCATGCAGACTTCATGGCTGATGAGAAGAAGGTGAAGGAGGCCGAGAGGGCCCTGGAGAACTCCATGGACACACGGCAGGAAATCAAAGACCATCTGTCCAGCTGCAGCATCTTGGGAGACATGGAGGGGCTGGAGAAGAAGGTCAAGGCTCTGAGTGTGGCCAAACTCAACAAAAAC ATCTGTGGAGGCCCAGGTGACGAGGAATGCTCCAAATCAGAGTGTGGGGGTGCGCTGTGTCGAGACTTCCTGGGACAGAGAGAATGTGGGGGTCCTACGTGCAAGGGCAGCTTCCCTGTGAGCCACAACGCCACAAAAACAGCTGAGCAAGTAGAGAATGACCTTATCGACCTGCTCCAAAAACTAAAGGACTCCAAGATCAAG ATCAATGAGGCCAAACAGATGACCCAAGGCACCCAGGAGCAGGCAGAGGATCTACAGAAGAAGATCACTGACAGCAAGGAGATGTTTAAGAGGGAGAAGAATGACACCAAGGACCTCATCAATAGGGTCAAAGACTACCTCACAG ATGAGATGGTGGCACCAGAGGACATAGAGAATTTGGTCAAGGCTGTTCTGGCCATCCAGCTGCCGGGCTCTCCGGACGACATCCGCTCCATGATCCAAAACATCCGGGGCGTGCTGACCAACTTCATTGAGTTCAAGGAGGATCTGAAAAAACTAAAAGACCAAGCCAAGACAGCCCAGGACCTGCTGGAGAAAGCTCAGGATATCAG GGACAGAACCAAGGGTATTGATGTTACGGATCTCAAGAAAACCATGACGGACACTGAGAATACACAGGACAAGGTCGAGCAAGACCTGGAGAAGGCTAAGGAAAGCAATGGCGTGGCGGACAAGATGATTAAAGAG ATTGAGAAGAAACTGAACAACATAGAGACTAACTTGAACTCTACTAGAACTCCAGAGATGCTGGAGGAGATTGAGGTTCTGAAGAGCAAGACAGAGATGAACAGAGAGCAGGCGCGGCAGGCCAAAGCTGATGCAGATGCAGCCATAGGTGCCGCTACTGACGCAGAGAAG GGGCTTGACAAGGTGACTGCGCTGTTTGGTAGGCTAAAGACGGGAAACACAAACCAGAACAATAATGAAGTGGCCAACGAACGCCTGAAGAACATTACTATGGAGGCAGAGAAAGTCGCAAAAGATGTCCAAGATAAAATTCAACAAATTGACG ACTTGGAGAAAAAGATCCAAGACTTCATCAGAAACAAAGAGGACAAGGCCAAGGAGGTTGCCATGTTGCTGGAGATGGTAGAAGCCCTCCAAAAGGAGATTGCTGCGCGTGTGGATGGTTACATTAACTGTACCTCCTAA
- the lamb4 gene encoding laminin subunit beta-4 isoform X2 — MKWWQSENGVHQVSIRLDLETLFQFSHLVLTFKSFRPAAMLVERSKDYGYSWKVFRYFAEDCASHFPGVSQGPAGSTDDVVCDSRYSASEPSTDGEVVLKALDPSFDIENPYAPHIQEQITLTNLRVNFTHLFTLGDTLLGRKKRNPQEKYYYALYEMVVRGSCFCNGHASMCMPVDGTRGDVLNEPGMIHGRCVCQHNTVGTNCERCQDFYNDVPWRPAGQTDPHVCRRCNCHGHSETCHFDIDQYQASGGVSGGVCDGCRHDRMGPQCERCRPYLYQDPQLSMEDPRGCIPCDCDLTGSLDNGLCDPVSGRCMCKENVAGDRCDRCKFGFYGFSQEDPTGCQRCRCNFLGSVLTPYPCDQVTGQCVCQRLAMGPLCDQCLPGYWGLGNTVHTCSPCDCDHGGAYSSTCSSLDGQCQCLPNMVGRSCGDPAPGHFLAALDYYLYEAENAAPLEGKNSSSLLKPTDLPVCEEYYRQQGYDIKYQNGRLVLTRRSKRQARRRRQGQRSIPLDPGSALQIVPRERTPDVPITWTGPGFVRVLDGAGLRFTVDNLPASLDYHLVIRYEPESPDDWMASVSIVPLLAGDGGCPTNPKGEKTLNIPGAARVAILDTPVCLNAGSRYYVDITFRKQPNSNPQSSSHTLIDSMGLIPKMESVQDFCSQSELDSFRRFRCFELAAEQETLPDVCYGLIGSLSARIHNGAMLCRCNIQGSRGPYCSKFGGLCECKANVVGRCCDSCAPLNFGFGSNGCAPCECDPRGAVAELCDQVRGQCPCRMEVGGRRCDRCLSGYYGFPLCRPCKCNGLAELCDQDTGACLDCREHSTGYNCESCVEGYFGDPVSREPCKPCLCPDTQSSGRFFASTCNKDPESGSLTCDCLAGHTGLRCDVCSAGFYGGLTSPGGGCDECLCNNNIDPADSDACDSVTGECLRCLHNTQGPRCQSCKPGYYGDALAQDCKECSCDRQGTDVTQCPLGSPCFCDPLTGQCPCRAGAVGTLCDECATGFWNIQGEYGCQPCKCDPANSFNNHCDKVTGHCQCRTEFGGRQCDECGENHFGNPDLQCVSCDCNMEGTARPACNPLTGECLCRVGVMGIFCDECAPGYDQVFPACFPCHPCAVLWADNVTDVHRAAQRMRTLIPDHGEQLEPGHSRQLQRMLEMHSKLDYLGNLTERSLPRVKDVEKLCVRISKLKDSIDPNAIIVDSSSLLNTEIDNIHHEFKMLLDNLRNKIGEAPTLDLKEMQEALGKIRKQHADFMADEKKVKEAERALENSMDTRQEIKDHLSSCSILGDMEGLEKKVKALSVAKLNKNICGGPGDEECSKSECGGALCRDFLGQRECGGPTCKGSFPVSHNATKTAEQVENDLIDLLQKLKDSKIKINEAKQMTQGTQEQAEDLQKKITDSKEMFKREKNDTKDLINRVKDYLTDEMVAPEDIENLVKAVLAIQLPGSPDDIRSMIQNIRGVLTNFIEFKEDLKKLKDQAKTAQDLLEKAQDIRDRTKGIDVTDLKKTMTDTENTQDKVEQDLEKAKESNGVADKMIKEIEKKLNNIETNLNSTRTPEMLEEIEVLKSKTEMNREQARQAKADADAAIGAATDAEKGLDKVTALFGRLKTGNTNQNNNEVANERLKNITMEAEKVAKDVQDKIQQIDDLEKKIQDFIRNKEDKAKEVAMLLEMVEALQKEIAARVDGYINCTS, encoded by the exons ATGAAGTGGTGGCAGTCTGAGAACG GGGTTCATCAAGTCAGTATCCGGCTGGATCTGGAGACTCTATTCCAGTTCAGCCATCTCGTCCTCACTTTCAAG AGTTTCCGTCCTGCCGCCATGCTGGTGGAGAGGTCCAAAGACTACGGGTACAGTTGGAAGGTGTTCCGCTACTTTGCCGAGGACTGTGCCTCCCACTTCCCTGGGGTCTCACAAGGGCCGGCTGGCAGCACCGATGACGTCGTCTGTGACAGCAGATACTCCGCCTCAGAGCCGTCTACTGACGGAGAG GTGGTGTTGAAGGCTCTAGATCCAAGCTTTGACATAGAGAACCCATATGCTCCTCATATTCAAG AGCAGATCACCTTGACCAACCTGCGGGTCAACTTCACCCATCTGTTCACCCTGGGTGACACCCTACTGGGGCGGAAGAAGAGGAACCCTCAGGAGAAGTACTACTATGCCCTGTACGAAATGGTGGTGCGCGGCAGCTGCTTCTGCAATGGCCATGCCAGCATGTGCATGCCGGTGGATGGCACCCGGGGTGACGTTTTAAATGAGCCTGGCATG ATTCACGGGCGCTGTGTATGCCAACATAACACTGTGGGCACAAACTGTGAGAGATGCCAGGACTTTTACAACGATGTCCCCTGGAGGCCGGCCGGCCAAACTGACCCACATGTCTGCAGAA GGTGTAACTGTCACGGTCATTCGGAGACGTGTCACTTCGACATAGACCAGTACCAGGCCAGTGGGGGGGTCAGCGGGGGGGTGTGTGACGGCTGCCGACACGACCGCATGGGTCCCCAGTGTGAACGCTGCCGACCCTATCTCTATCAGGACCCCCAGCTCTCCATGGAAGACCCTCGGGGCTGTATCC CGTGTGACTGTGACCTGACGGGGTCCCTGGATAATGGCCTGTGTGACCCCGTGTCGGGCCGCTGCATGTGTAAGGAGAACGTGGCGGGGGACAGGTGTGATCGCTGTAAATTTGGCTTCTACGGGTTCAGCCAGGAGGACCCCACTGGCTGCCAGA GGTGCAGGTGTAACTTCCTGGGTAGTGTCCTGACCCCCTACCCATGTGACCAGGTGACAGGCCAGTGTGTATGTCAACGCCTCGCCATGGGACCCCTGTGTGACCAATGTCTG ccaggCTACTGGGGTCTGGGGAACACTGTACACACCTGCTCACCTTGTGACTGTGACCATGGAGGAGCCTACAGCAGCAC GTGCTCTTCATTGGACGGCCAGTGTCAGTGCCTGCCAAACATGGTGGGTCGGAGCTGTGGGGATCCTGCCCCTGGACATTTCCTGGCTGCTCTAGACTACTACCTGTACGAGGCAGAGAACGCTGCCCCACTGGAAGgaaaaaactcctcctctctg TTGAAACCCACAGACCTGCCTGTGTGTGAGGAATACTACAGACAGCAGGGCTATGACATCAAATATCAAAATGGCCGCTTGGTCCTGACCAGGAGAAGCAAAAGACAAGCCAGGAGGAGAAGACAGGGACAG AGGTCCATTCCCCTGGACCCGGGCTCAGCACTCCAGATTGTGCCCCGGGAGAGGACACCAGATGTACCAATCACTTGGACCGGTCCAGGATTCGTGCGGGTCCTGGATGGTGCTGGGCTTAGGTTCACTGTGGACAACCTCCCAGCGTCCCTCGACTACCATCTAGTCATCCGCTATGAACCAGAG TCGCCAGATGACTGGATGGCCTCTGTGAGCATTGTTCCATTATTGGCTGGTGACGGAGGTTGTCCCACTAACCCGAAAGGGGAGAAAACCCTCAACATACCTGGGGCTGCCAG GGTTGCCATTTTGGATACGCCTGTGTGTCTGAACGCGGGAAGTAGATATTATGTGGACATCACTTTTAGGAAGCAGCCCAACTCTAACCCTCAGTCCAGCTCACATACCCTCATCGACTCT ATGGGTCTGATCCCTAAGATGGAGTCTGTGCAGGACTTCTGTTCGCAGAGTGAGCTGGACTCGTTCAGAAGATTCCGCTGTTTTGAGTTGGCTGCTGAGCAGGAGACCCTGCCTGATGTGTGTTATGGCCTCATTGGAAGCTTGTCGGCTCGCATACACAACGGGGCCATGC TTTGCAGGTGTAACATCCAGGGTTCTCGTGGCCCCTACTGCAGTAAATTCGGAGGGCTCTGTGAGTGCAAGGCCAACGTGGTTGGCCGCTGCTGTGACTCCTGCGCCCCCCTGAACTTCGGCTTCGGATCCAACGGCTGTGCAC cCTGTGAGTGTGACCCTCGCGGTGCAGTGGCGGAGCTGTGTgaccaggtcagaggtcagtgtcCGTGTCGTATGGAGGTGGGCGGGCGACGCTGTGATCGTTGCCTGTCAGGGTACTACGGCTTCCCACTGTGTCGGCCCTGTAAGTGCAACGGCCTGGCTGAACTGTGTGACCAGGACACTGGAGCCTGTCTGGACTGCAGGGAACACTCCACCGGATACAACTGTGAGAG CTGTGTGGAGGGTTACTTTGGTGACCCAGTCTCCAGGGAGCCCTGTAAGCCTTGTCTGTGCCCTGACACTCAGTCCAGTGGACGGTTCTTTGCCAGCACCTGCAACAAGGACCCAGAGTCTGGTAGCCTGACTTGTGACTGCCTGGCTGGACACAcag GTCTCCGCTGCGATGTCTGCTCCGCTGGTTTCTACGGCGGCCTGACCTCGCCGGGCGGCGGCTGCGACGAGTGTCTCTGTAACAACAACATCGACCCTGCTGACAGTGACGCGTGTGACAGTGTGACGGGCGAGTGTTTGCGATGCCTCCACAACACCCAGGGACCCCGCTGTCAGAGCTGTAAGCCTGGCTACTATGGAGACGCACTGGCCCAGGACTGCAAAG AGTGCTCCTGTGACCGGCAGGGGACGGATGTGACCCAGTGCCCTCTGGGCAGCCCGTGTTTCTGTGACCCGCTGACGGGTCAGTGCCCGTGTCGGGCGGGCGCGGTGGGAACGCTGTGTGACGAGTGTGCCACCGGCTTCTGGAACATTCAGGGAGAGTACGGGTGCCAACCGTGCAAATGTGACCCTGCTAACTCCTTCAATAACCACTGTGACAAG GTGACTGGTCATTGCCAGTGTCGTACTGAGTTTGGAGGAAGACAGTGTGATGAGTGTGGGGAAAATCACTTTGGGAACCCTGacctgcagtgtgttt CCTGCGATTGTAACATGGAGGGTACCGCCCGCCCCGCCTGCAACCCATTGACGGGTGAGTGTCTCTGCCGCGTTGGTGTGATGGGTATCTTCTGTGATGAGTGTGCCCCTGGGTATGACCAAGTCTTCCCCGCCTGCTTCCCGTGCCACCCCTGTGCTGTCCTGTGGGCGGACAACGTCACCGACGTCCACCGTGCCGCCCAGAGGATGCGCACCCTCATCCCTGACCACGGCGAACAGCTGGAGCCTGGACACAGTCGTCAGTTGCAACGAATGCTGGAGATGCACTCCAAGCTGGACTATCTGGGGAACCTGACAGAGAGATCTCTACCTCGGGTGAAAGACGTGGAGAAGCTGTGTGTCAGAATCTC GAAACTCAAAGACTCCATAGACCCCAACGCCATCATCGTGGACTCATCATCTCTTCTGAACACTGAGATCGACAACATCCACCACGAGTTCAAGATGCTGTTGGATAACTTAAGGAACAAAATCGGCGAGGCTCCAACACTAGATCTAAAGGAAATGCAGG AGGCCCTGGGTAAGATCCGGAAGCAGCATGCAGACTTCATGGCTGATGAGAAGAAGGTGAAGGAGGCCGAGAGGGCCCTGGAGAACTCCATGGACACACGGCAGGAAATCAAAGACCATCTGTCCAGCTGCAGCATCTTGGGAGACATGGAGGGGCTGGAGAAGAAGGTCAAGGCTCTGAGTGTGGCCAAACTCAACAAAAAC ATCTGTGGAGGCCCAGGTGACGAGGAATGCTCCAAATCAGAGTGTGGGGGTGCGCTGTGTCGAGACTTCCTGGGACAGAGAGAATGTGGGGGTCCTACGTGCAAGGGCAGCTTCCCTGTGAGCCACAACGCCACAAAAACAGCTGAGCAAGTAGAGAATGACCTTATCGACCTGCTCCAAAAACTAAAGGACTCCAAGATCAAG ATCAATGAGGCCAAACAGATGACCCAAGGCACCCAGGAGCAGGCAGAGGATCTACAGAAGAAGATCACTGACAGCAAGGAGATGTTTAAGAGGGAGAAGAATGACACCAAGGACCTCATCAATAGGGTCAAAGACTACCTCACAG ATGAGATGGTGGCACCAGAGGACATAGAGAATTTGGTCAAGGCTGTTCTGGCCATCCAGCTGCCGGGCTCTCCGGACGACATCCGCTCCATGATCCAAAACATCCGGGGCGTGCTGACCAACTTCATTGAGTTCAAGGAGGATCTGAAAAAACTAAAAGACCAAGCCAAGACAGCCCAGGACCTGCTGGAGAAAGCTCAGGATATCAG GGACAGAACCAAGGGTATTGATGTTACGGATCTCAAGAAAACCATGACGGACACTGAGAATACACAGGACAAGGTCGAGCAAGACCTGGAGAAGGCTAAGGAAAGCAATGGCGTGGCGGACAAGATGATTAAAGAG ATTGAGAAGAAACTGAACAACATAGAGACTAACTTGAACTCTACTAGAACTCCAGAGATGCTGGAGGAGATTGAGGTTCTGAAGAGCAAGACAGAGATGAACAGAGAGCAGGCGCGGCAGGCCAAAGCTGATGCAGATGCAGCCATAGGTGCCGCTACTGACGCAGAGAAG GGGCTTGACAAGGTGACTGCGCTGTTTGGTAGGCTAAAGACGGGAAACACAAACCAGAACAATAATGAAGTGGCCAACGAACGCCTGAAGAACATTACTATGGAGGCAGAGAAAGTCGCAAAAGATGTCCAAGATAAAATTCAACAAATTGACG ACTTGGAGAAAAAGATCCAAGACTTCATCAGAAACAAAGAGGACAAGGCCAAGGAGGTTGCCATGTTGCTGGAGATGGTAGAAGCCCTCCAAAAGGAGATTGCTGCGCGTGTGGATGGTTACATTAACTGTACCTCCTAA